Proteins encoded together in one Hevea brasiliensis isolate MT/VB/25A 57/8 chromosome 16, ASM3005281v1, whole genome shotgun sequence window:
- the LOC110663473 gene encoding chaperone protein dnaJ C76, chloroplastic, whose translation MTQLLSSVCTDVLKIQNPLIKIGSRLLPKTNTATPWSWNWKRRSSSGFGRHRVATNESPPVADDYYAVLGLLPDATPKQIKQAYYNCMRECHPDLSGNDPETTNFCMFINEVYAVLSDPLQRMVYDEIHGYALTAINPFLDDSSPKDHAFVDEFSCIGCKNCVNLAPDVFGIEEDFGRARVYSQCGNPELVQQAINSCPVDCIHWTSAAQLSLLEDEMRRVERVNVGLMLSGMGSASVDVFRMANSRWEKRQAKVLEQAKIRIMKQKDSNKTESYWANIWGEPKDYKKSEEEVKERASRAAAAARKWREYSQRGVDKPPTFKLPETISNKDK comes from the exons atgacTCAATTGCTGTCTTCTGTGTGCACGGATGTTCTTAAGATTCAAAACCCATTGATTAAAATTGGTTCAAGATTGCTTCCAAAGACCAACACCGCTACTCCTTGGAGTTGGAATTGGAAGCGAAGATCATCATCAGGCTTTGGCAGACACAGGGTTGCAACTAATGAATCGCCGCCGGTGGCCGATGACTATTATGCTGTTCTGGGTCtg cTTCCAGATGCCACACCGAAGCAGATTAAGCAAGCCTATTATAATTGCATGAGAGAATGTCATCCAGACTTGAGTGGGAATGACCCTGAAACCACAAATTTCTGCATGTTCATTAATGAGGTCTATGCG GTGCTCAGTGACCCATTGCAACGCATGGTTTATGATGAAATTCATGGCTATGCATTGACGGCAATTAATCCTTTCTTGGATGATTCTAGCCCCAAGGATCACGCATTTGTCGATGAGTTTAGTTGCATAG GCTGCAAAAATTGTGTCAATTTGGCCCCTGATGTATTTGGAATTGAGGAAGACTTTGGAAGAGCCAGAGTATATAGCCAATGTGGAAACCCTGAATTAGTGCAACAAGCAATTAACAGTTG CCCAGTTGATTGTATCCATTGGACTTCTGCTGCACAACTGTCTTTGCTTGAGGATGAAATGCGCAGAGTAGAAAGAGTGAAT GTTGGACTAATGCTTTCAGGGATGGGGTCAGCATCAGTAGATGTTTTCAGAATG GCAAATTCCCGATGGGAAAAAAGGCAAGCAAAAGTCCTG GAGCAAGCTAAAATAAGGATCATGAAGCAGAAAGATTCCAATAAAACTGAATCATACTGGGCTAATATTTGGGGTGAGCCAAAAGACTACAAAAAATCAG AGGAGGAAGTGAAAGAGAGAGCTAGCAGAGCTGCTGCGGCAGCAAGAAAATGGAGGGAGTACTCACAGAGGGGTGTTGATAAGCCTCCTACTTTTAAACTTCCAGAGACAATCTCCAACAAAGATAAATGA
- the LOC110663470 gene encoding uncharacterized protein LOC110663470 → MRIAETSIQTSLMGALGGGNGGFWAWNWELKHRKPYNCRSNGSKSSDAVVGGGYHFPLKQAVTAGSLALTGDTIAQVRERWRNNERSKRRTILPSHHENNDDEHPVWDILLNHDWLRALRMTSYGFLFYGPGSYAWYQYLDYCLPKQSAKNLMLKVLLNQIVLGPSVIAVVFAWNNLWQGKISQLPGKYQKDALPTLLYGFRFWIPVSALNFWVVPLQARVAFMSMGSIFWNFCLSSTMSK, encoded by the exons ATGCGAATAGCTGAAACTAGTATACAGACCTCGTTAATGGGAGCTTTGGGCGGTGGCAATGGCGGCTTTTGGGCGTGGAACTGGGAACTGAAACATCGGAAGCCATATAATTGTCGAAGTAACGGATCCAAATCCTCTGATGCGGTGGTCGGAGGTGGCTACCACTTCCCTTTGAAGCAAGCCGTCACGGCGGGTTCACTCGCTCTCACCGGAGACACAATCGCCCAAGTGAGAGAGCGCTGGAGAAACAACGAACGCTCAAAACGACGCACTATCCTCCCTTCTCATCATGAAAATAACGATGACGAG CATCCTGTATGGGACATCCTTTTGAACCATGATTGGCTTCGTGCATTGCGGATGACTTCTTATGGGTTTCTTTTTTATGGACCTGGTTCTTATGCATGGTATCAATATCTTGATTATTGTTTGCCTAAGCAGTCAGCGAAGAATCTGATGTTAAAG GTTTTGTTGAATCAAATAGTGCTTGGTCCATCTGTTATTGCTGTTGTCTTTGCATGGAACAATTTATGGCAAGGGAAGATTTCGCAGCTTCCAGGGAAGTACCAAAAGGATGCTCTTCCCACGCTGCTTTATG GATTTAGATTCTGGATCCCAGTCAGTGCATTGAATTTTTG GGTGGTCCCACTTCAAGCTCGTGTAGCTTTCATGTCCATGGGGTCTATATTTTGGAACTTCTGCTTATCATCAACAATGAGCAAGTAG
- the LOC110663472 gene encoding shaggy-related protein kinase zeta isoform X4, with protein MDSDKEMTSAEVDGNDAVTGHIISTTIGGKNGEPKQTISYMAERVVGTGSFGIVFQAKCLETGETVAIKKVLQDRRYKNRELQLMRLMDHPNVVSLKHCFFSTTSKDELFLNLVMEYVPETMYRVLKHYSSINQRMPLIYMFRGLAYIHTVPGVCHRDVKPQNLLVDPLTHQVKLCDFGSAKVLVQGEANISYICSRYYRAPELIFGATEYNTSIDIWSAGCVLAELLLGQPLFHGENAVDQLVEIIKVLGTPTREEIRCMNPNYTDFRFPQIKAHPWHKIFHKRMPPEAIDLASRLLQYSPSLRCTALEACAHSFFDELREPNARLPNGRPLPHLFNFKQELSGASPELINRLIPEHVRRQSGLSLPHPAGS; from the exons ATGGATTCCGATAAG GAAATGACATCTGCAGAAGTTGATGGGAATGATGCAGTTACAGGCCATATCATTTCCACTACCATTGGAGGCAAGAATGGGGAGCCCAAACAA ACCATCAGTTACATGGCTGAGCGAGTTGTAGGCACTGGATCATTCGGAATTGTTTTTCAG GCGAAATGCTTGGAAACTGGAGAGACAGTGGCTATAAAGAAAGTGTTACAGGACAGGCGGTATAAAAATCGTGAGCTGCAATTGATGCGGTTGATGGATCACCCAAATGTGGTTTCCCTGAAGCATTGTTTTTTCTCCACAACAAGTAAAGATGAGCTTTTCCTGAATTTGGTCATGGAATATGTTCCTGAAACAATGTACAGGGTTTTGAAGCACTATAGTAGTATAAACCAACGGATGCCACTCATCTAT ATGTTTAGGGGTTTGGCATATATCCATACTGTTCCTGGAGTTTGCCACAGAGATGTAAAGCCTCAAAATCTTTTG GTTGATCCCCTCACTCACCAGGTTAAGCTTTGTGACTTTGGAAGTGCTAAAGTCTTG GTCCAGGGTGAAGCAAACATATCATATATATGTTCTCGTTATTATCGGGCTCCAGAACTCATATTTGGTGCAACAGAATATAATACTTCGATTGATATTTGGTCAGCTGGTTGTGTATTGGCTGAGCTTCTTCTGGGCCAG CCATTGTTTCATGGGGAAAATGCTGTAGATCAACTTGTTGAGATCATCAAG GTTCTTGGTACTCCAACACGAGAAGAAATTCGATGCATGAATCCAAATTATACGGATTTTAGATTCCCACAGATTAAAGCTCATCCTTGGCACAAG ATTTTCCACAAACGGATGCCTCCTGAAGCAATTGACCTTGCTTCTCGGCTTCTTCAATATTCACCTAGTCTTCGTTGCACTGCA CTTGAAGCTTGTGCACATTCTTTCTTTGATGAGCTACGTGAGCCTAATGCCCGCCTTCCAAATGGTCGGCCATTGCCGCATCTTTTCAACTTCAAACAGGAA CTGTCAGGAGCTTCACCTGAATTGATCAACAGGCTCATACCTGAACATGTGAGGAGGCAGAGTGGTCTCAGCTTGCCGCATCCAGCTGGTTCTTAA
- the LOC110663472 gene encoding shaggy-related protein kinase zeta isoform X2 translates to MDSDKEMTSAEVDGNDAVTGHIISTTIGGKNGEPKQTISYMAERVVGTGSFGIVFQAKCLETGETVAIKKVLQDRRYKNRELQLMRLMDHPNVVSLKHCFFSTTSKDELFLNLVMEYVPETMYRVLKHYSSINQRMPLIYVKLYTYQMFRGLAYIHTVPGVCHRDVKPQNLLVDPLTHQVKLCDFGSAKVLGEANISYICSRYYRAPELIFGATEYNTSIDIWSAGCVLAELLLGQPLFHGENAVDQLVEIIKVLGTPTREEIRCMNPNYTDFRFPQIKAHPWHKIFHKRMPPEAIDLASRLLQYSPSLRCTALEACAHSFFDELREPNARLPNGRPLPHLFNFKQELSGASPELINRLIPEHVRRQSGLSLPHPAGS, encoded by the exons ATGGATTCCGATAAG GAAATGACATCTGCAGAAGTTGATGGGAATGATGCAGTTACAGGCCATATCATTTCCACTACCATTGGAGGCAAGAATGGGGAGCCCAAACAA ACCATCAGTTACATGGCTGAGCGAGTTGTAGGCACTGGATCATTCGGAATTGTTTTTCAG GCGAAATGCTTGGAAACTGGAGAGACAGTGGCTATAAAGAAAGTGTTACAGGACAGGCGGTATAAAAATCGTGAGCTGCAATTGATGCGGTTGATGGATCACCCAAATGTGGTTTCCCTGAAGCATTGTTTTTTCTCCACAACAAGTAAAGATGAGCTTTTCCTGAATTTGGTCATGGAATATGTTCCTGAAACAATGTACAGGGTTTTGAAGCACTATAGTAGTATAAACCAACGGATGCCACTCATCTATGTGAAACTCTATACATACCAA ATGTTTAGGGGTTTGGCATATATCCATACTGTTCCTGGAGTTTGCCACAGAGATGTAAAGCCTCAAAATCTTTTG GTTGATCCCCTCACTCACCAGGTTAAGCTTTGTGACTTTGGAAGTGCTAAAGTCTTG GGTGAAGCAAACATATCATATATATGTTCTCGTTATTATCGGGCTCCAGAACTCATATTTGGTGCAACAGAATATAATACTTCGATTGATATTTGGTCAGCTGGTTGTGTATTGGCTGAGCTTCTTCTGGGCCAG CCATTGTTTCATGGGGAAAATGCTGTAGATCAACTTGTTGAGATCATCAAG GTTCTTGGTACTCCAACACGAGAAGAAATTCGATGCATGAATCCAAATTATACGGATTTTAGATTCCCACAGATTAAAGCTCATCCTTGGCACAAG ATTTTCCACAAACGGATGCCTCCTGAAGCAATTGACCTTGCTTCTCGGCTTCTTCAATATTCACCTAGTCTTCGTTGCACTGCA CTTGAAGCTTGTGCACATTCTTTCTTTGATGAGCTACGTGAGCCTAATGCCCGCCTTCCAAATGGTCGGCCATTGCCGCATCTTTTCAACTTCAAACAGGAA CTGTCAGGAGCTTCACCTGAATTGATCAACAGGCTCATACCTGAACATGTGAGGAGGCAGAGTGGTCTCAGCTTGCCGCATCCAGCTGGTTCTTAA
- the LOC110663469 gene encoding uncharacterized protein LOC110663469, which yields MAIKSYQDQAELLLKEYLLAGSSILYTSVIVGICACKMVYDLTQLSSLVYFKSYSNLTKMQRIEWNNRAISTFHAIFITVISLYLVFCSDLYSDYRPGLIIFRSSSLSAFALGVSVGYFIVDLGMIIWFYPFLGGMEYVIHHLISMIAVAYAMLIGEGQLYIYMVLISETTTPAINLRWYLDTAGMKRSRAYLINGVVIFLAWLVARILLFIYFFYHVYLHYDQIKQIHNFGKLLVLTVPVVLSVMNLMWFWKIIKGLKKTLTKRH from the exons ATGGCAATAAAATCCTACCAAGATCAGGCAGAGCTGCTGCTGAAGGAATATTTGCTAGCTGGTTCTTCTATCCTATACACTTCTGTTATTGTTGGCATTTGTGCTTGCAAGATG GTTTATGATCTTACGCAATTGTCCAGTCTTGTTTACTTCAAGAGCTATTCCAACCTTACAAAAATGCAACGTATTGAGTGGAATAACCG GGCAATATCCACATTTCATGCCATTTTCATCACGGTTATATCTTTGTACTTAGTATTCTGCTCAGATCTGTACTCTGACTATCGTCCTGGTCTTATAATATTTCGAAGTTCTTCACTGTCTGCATTTGCGTTAGGG GTTTCTGTTGGTTACTTCATTGTTGACCTTGGAATGATCATCTGGTTTTATCCTTTTCTAGGTGGGATGGAATAC GTGATTCATCAtcttatttccatgattgctgtGGCATATGCTATGTTGATTGGGGAGGGGCAGCTTTACATCTACATGGTTCTGATCTCAGAGACAACTACGCCTGCGATCAATCTGAGATG GTATCTGGACACAGCTGGAATGAAGAGGTCTAGAGCATATCTCATAAATGGAGTAGTAATATTCTTGGCTTGGCTG GTTGCCAGGATACTCCTTTTTATATACTTCTTTTACCATGTCTACTTGCACTATGATCAG ATCAAGCAAATACACAACTTTGGGAAACTTTTGGTTCTAACAGTGCCGGTAGTGCTGTCTGTGATGAATTTAATGTGGTTTTGGAAGATTATCAAGGGACTGAAAAAGACATTAACAAAGAGGCATTAG
- the LOC110663468 gene encoding 4-hydroxyphenylpyruvate dioxygenase — protein MGKENDSVPSSAQGFKLVGFSNFVRANPRSDLFKVKRFHHVEFWCTDATNTACRFSWGLGMPFVAKSDLSTGNVTHASYLLRSGDLNFLFTAPYSPTIASMENFSHTATASIPTFRHEACRNFSAKHGLGVRAIAIEVEDAEIAFNTSVARGALPMGGPITLDNRAVVAEVHLYGDVVLRYISYKNSNPNLNDSSPDSWFLPKFESVDEASSFPLDYGIRRLDHAVGNVPELAPAVSYVKEFTGFHEFAEFTAEDVGTSESGLNSLVLANNEETVLLPLNEPVFGTKRKSQIQTYLEHNEGAGLQHLALVSEDILKTLREMRRRSGVGGFDFMPSPPPTYYRNLKKRVGDVLTDEQIKECEELGILVDRDDQGTLLQIFTKPVGDRPTIFIEIIQRVGCMIKDETGKEYQKGGCGGFGKGNFSELFKSIEEYEKTLEAKRNAEAATA, from the exons ATGGGCAAGGAAAACGATAGCGTTCCATCGTCGGCGCAAGGCTTCAAGCTCGTAGGATTTTCCAACTTCGTCAGAGCAAATCCTCGATCCGATCTTTTCAAGGTCAAGCGCTTTCACCACGTGGAGTTCTGGTGCACTGATGCTACCAATACGGCTTGTCGCTTCTCCTGGGGACTTGGAATGCCTTTCGTAGCTAAATCCGATCTTTCCACTGGCAACGTCACCCATGCTTCCTATCTACTTCGCTCCGGCGACCTCAACTTCCTTTTTACTGCTCCCTACTCTCCTACTATTGCTTCCATGGAGAACTTTTCGCACACTGCCACCGCATCTATCCCAACCTTCAGGCATGAAGCGTGCCGGAATTTCTCAGCTAAGCACGGACTTGGTGTTCGAGCCATCGCCATAGAAGTTGAGGACGCAGAAATCGCGTTCAACACTAGCGTCGCGCGCGGCGCCTTACCCATGGGCGGACCAATAACGCTCGATAATCGTGCTGTTGTTGCGGAAGTTCATTTATATGGGGATGTAGTTTTGCGATATATTAGTTACAAGAACTCAAACCCTAACCTTAATGATTCTAGTCCCGATAGTTGGTTTCTGCCAAAATTTGAATCAGTAGATGAGGCTTCATCGTTTCCTTTGGATTACGGGATTCGGCGATTGGACCATGCGGTTGGAAACGTGCCGGAATTAGCTCCAGCGGTCTCTTACGTCAAGGAGTTCACCGGTTTCCATGAGTTTGCGGAGTTCACGGCGGAGGATGTGGGGACTAGTGAGAGCGGATTGAACTCGTTGGTTTTGGCGAATAATGAAGAGACAGTTTTGCTGCCGCTGAATGAGCCGGTGTTTGGCACCAAGAGGAAAAGCCAAATACAAACATACTTGGAGCACAATGAAGGAGCTGGTCTGCAGCATTTGGCGCTTGTGAGTGAAGATATATTGAAGACCTTAAGGGAAATGCGGCGGAGAAGCGGCGTTGGAGGATTTGACTTTATGCCGTCTCCGCCGCCAACATATTATCGGAATTTGAAGAAACGGGTAGGGGATGTTTTGACTGATGAGCAGATCAAGGAGTGTGAGGAGTTGGGAATTTTGGTGGATAGGGATGATCAGGGGACCTTGCTCCAGATTTTCACTAAGCCTGTTGGCGATAG GCCAACCATCTTTATAGAGATAATTCAAAGGGTAGGCTGCATGATAAAGGATGAGACGGGGAAAGAATACCAGAAAGGCGGATGCGGAGGTTTTGGGAAGGGAAACTTTTCAGAGCTATTCAAGTCTATTGAGGAATACGAGAAGACACTTGAAGCCAAACGAAATGCAGAAGCCGCTACGGCATGA
- the LOC110663472 gene encoding shaggy-related protein kinase zeta isoform X3, translating into MTSAEVDGNDAVTGHIISTTIGGKNGEPKQTISYMAERVVGTGSFGIVFQAKCLETGETVAIKKVLQDRRYKNRELQLMRLMDHPNVVSLKHCFFSTTSKDELFLNLVMEYVPETMYRVLKHYSSINQRMPLIYVKLYTYQMFRGLAYIHTVPGVCHRDVKPQNLLVDPLTHQVKLCDFGSAKVLVQGEANISYICSRYYRAPELIFGATEYNTSIDIWSAGCVLAELLLGQPLFHGENAVDQLVEIIKVLGTPTREEIRCMNPNYTDFRFPQIKAHPWHKIFHKRMPPEAIDLASRLLQYSPSLRCTALEACAHSFFDELREPNARLPNGRPLPHLFNFKQELSGASPELINRLIPEHVRRQSGLSLPHPAGS; encoded by the exons ATGACATCTGCAGAAGTTGATGGGAATGATGCAGTTACAGGCCATATCATTTCCACTACCATTGGAGGCAAGAATGGGGAGCCCAAACAA ACCATCAGTTACATGGCTGAGCGAGTTGTAGGCACTGGATCATTCGGAATTGTTTTTCAG GCGAAATGCTTGGAAACTGGAGAGACAGTGGCTATAAAGAAAGTGTTACAGGACAGGCGGTATAAAAATCGTGAGCTGCAATTGATGCGGTTGATGGATCACCCAAATGTGGTTTCCCTGAAGCATTGTTTTTTCTCCACAACAAGTAAAGATGAGCTTTTCCTGAATTTGGTCATGGAATATGTTCCTGAAACAATGTACAGGGTTTTGAAGCACTATAGTAGTATAAACCAACGGATGCCACTCATCTATGTGAAACTCTATACATACCAA ATGTTTAGGGGTTTGGCATATATCCATACTGTTCCTGGAGTTTGCCACAGAGATGTAAAGCCTCAAAATCTTTTG GTTGATCCCCTCACTCACCAGGTTAAGCTTTGTGACTTTGGAAGTGCTAAAGTCTTG GTCCAGGGTGAAGCAAACATATCATATATATGTTCTCGTTATTATCGGGCTCCAGAACTCATATTTGGTGCAACAGAATATAATACTTCGATTGATATTTGGTCAGCTGGTTGTGTATTGGCTGAGCTTCTTCTGGGCCAG CCATTGTTTCATGGGGAAAATGCTGTAGATCAACTTGTTGAGATCATCAAG GTTCTTGGTACTCCAACACGAGAAGAAATTCGATGCATGAATCCAAATTATACGGATTTTAGATTCCCACAGATTAAAGCTCATCCTTGGCACAAG ATTTTCCACAAACGGATGCCTCCTGAAGCAATTGACCTTGCTTCTCGGCTTCTTCAATATTCACCTAGTCTTCGTTGCACTGCA CTTGAAGCTTGTGCACATTCTTTCTTTGATGAGCTACGTGAGCCTAATGCCCGCCTTCCAAATGGTCGGCCATTGCCGCATCTTTTCAACTTCAAACAGGAA CTGTCAGGAGCTTCACCTGAATTGATCAACAGGCTCATACCTGAACATGTGAGGAGGCAGAGTGGTCTCAGCTTGCCGCATCCAGCTGGTTCTTAA
- the LOC110663472 gene encoding shaggy-related protein kinase zeta isoform X1 has protein sequence MDSDKEMTSAEVDGNDAVTGHIISTTIGGKNGEPKQTISYMAERVVGTGSFGIVFQAKCLETGETVAIKKVLQDRRYKNRELQLMRLMDHPNVVSLKHCFFSTTSKDELFLNLVMEYVPETMYRVLKHYSSINQRMPLIYVKLYTYQMFRGLAYIHTVPGVCHRDVKPQNLLVDPLTHQVKLCDFGSAKVLVQGEANISYICSRYYRAPELIFGATEYNTSIDIWSAGCVLAELLLGQPLFHGENAVDQLVEIIKVLGTPTREEIRCMNPNYTDFRFPQIKAHPWHKIFHKRMPPEAIDLASRLLQYSPSLRCTALEACAHSFFDELREPNARLPNGRPLPHLFNFKQELSGASPELINRLIPEHVRRQSGLSLPHPAGS, from the exons ATGGATTCCGATAAG GAAATGACATCTGCAGAAGTTGATGGGAATGATGCAGTTACAGGCCATATCATTTCCACTACCATTGGAGGCAAGAATGGGGAGCCCAAACAA ACCATCAGTTACATGGCTGAGCGAGTTGTAGGCACTGGATCATTCGGAATTGTTTTTCAG GCGAAATGCTTGGAAACTGGAGAGACAGTGGCTATAAAGAAAGTGTTACAGGACAGGCGGTATAAAAATCGTGAGCTGCAATTGATGCGGTTGATGGATCACCCAAATGTGGTTTCCCTGAAGCATTGTTTTTTCTCCACAACAAGTAAAGATGAGCTTTTCCTGAATTTGGTCATGGAATATGTTCCTGAAACAATGTACAGGGTTTTGAAGCACTATAGTAGTATAAACCAACGGATGCCACTCATCTATGTGAAACTCTATACATACCAA ATGTTTAGGGGTTTGGCATATATCCATACTGTTCCTGGAGTTTGCCACAGAGATGTAAAGCCTCAAAATCTTTTG GTTGATCCCCTCACTCACCAGGTTAAGCTTTGTGACTTTGGAAGTGCTAAAGTCTTG GTCCAGGGTGAAGCAAACATATCATATATATGTTCTCGTTATTATCGGGCTCCAGAACTCATATTTGGTGCAACAGAATATAATACTTCGATTGATATTTGGTCAGCTGGTTGTGTATTGGCTGAGCTTCTTCTGGGCCAG CCATTGTTTCATGGGGAAAATGCTGTAGATCAACTTGTTGAGATCATCAAG GTTCTTGGTACTCCAACACGAGAAGAAATTCGATGCATGAATCCAAATTATACGGATTTTAGATTCCCACAGATTAAAGCTCATCCTTGGCACAAG ATTTTCCACAAACGGATGCCTCCTGAAGCAATTGACCTTGCTTCTCGGCTTCTTCAATATTCACCTAGTCTTCGTTGCACTGCA CTTGAAGCTTGTGCACATTCTTTCTTTGATGAGCTACGTGAGCCTAATGCCCGCCTTCCAAATGGTCGGCCATTGCCGCATCTTTTCAACTTCAAACAGGAA CTGTCAGGAGCTTCACCTGAATTGATCAACAGGCTCATACCTGAACATGTGAGGAGGCAGAGTGGTCTCAGCTTGCCGCATCCAGCTGGTTCTTAA